The uncultured Desulfatiglans sp. DNA window TGAGCATGAGGCTGACCGTGCAGTTGCCCCCGACATAGGTCTTGATCCCCTCGTCGAGGCCTTTGTCGATCACCGCCCGATTGACCGGGTCGAGGACGATGATGCTGTCTTTCTCGAGGCGGAGGGCGGAGGCCGCATCGATCCAGTATCCTTTGAAACCTGCCGCACGGACCTGCGGATAGACCTTTTTGGTGTAATCCCCGCCCTGGCAGGTAACGATGATGTCGAGGTTCTTCAAACGCTCGACGTCATAAGCGTCCTGAAGGGGCGGAATATCCAGCCCGACGTCCGGCCCCTGTCCTCCAACGTTGGAGGTCGTAAAAAAAACTGGCTCGAACCCCGAAAAATCCTTCTCTTCGATCATCCGACCCATGAGGACCGACCCCACCATGCCGCGCCAGCCTGCAAAACCAATCCGTAGCATCTCTGAAAACCCCCAGAATCTTGAGCGAAATATAAGGGGACAATATAAGAGGGTTGACAGGCTGAAGCAAGCAAAAAGGCGACCTGAAAAAGGGAGGGGCGGGGAATGCCCCAGGCACGAGACCTCTGCAACGCACGCGCTCCCTTTGGCGCTTTTGGGCAAACGCCGGGCGCATTGGCGAGAGAGCGGGGCAGGGCACCGGATCGAGGGGAGCGGCGCGGACCGGGTTCCGGCGGGATGCACCCACGAGAAGCCTCATCATGCCGACTTTCCAAGGAGAAAGAGGCTCAGCGCGGGCCAGTAAGTGATGACGAGCAGCACCAGGAGGAGAAGGATCAGCCACGGCAGGGCGGCGCGGTAAACCTCGATCACCGGCCGTTTGAAGCGGGCGCTCGCGATGAAGAGATTCAGCCCCACAGGGGGCGTGTTGTAGCCGATCGCGAGATTGGCCAGGAAGACAACGCCGAGGTGAAAGGGATCGATCCCGAAGCGCGCGGCAAGGGGTGCAACCAGAGGCACGATGACCAGGATGGCGCTGAAGATGTCCATCAGGCAGCCGACCGCGATCAGGAACAGATTCAAGACGATGAGAAACCCCAGCCGGGTCTGGATCGTGCCTTGGAGGAATTCCAGGACCCTGGCCGGGATAAAGGCGTCGACCATGTAACTGGTAAAGGCGAGCGCCGCTGCGAGCACGATCATGATCGCGCCGACCATCTGCATGCTTTCGACCATGATGCGCGGCAGCTCTTTGCGGGGATCGAGCTCTCGGAAAACCAGGACTTTGACGGCAAGGACATAGACTACGGTCAGGGCCGCCGCCTCCGTTGCCGTGCTGAGGCCGCTGTAGATCCCGAAGAGGATCAGAAAGGGGAGGGGCAGTTCCCAGGCGGCGCCTCGAAGGGCCGCAAGGCATTCGGCAAAGGAAAAGGCCCGGGGTATGCCTCCGGAGCGCCTTCCAGTCCAGAGGGCATAGGCGCATGGGACGGCAAGGAGGAGAAGCCCGGGCAAAAGGCCTGCCAGAAAGAGCTTTTCTATCTGCACGCCTGCCACGAACCCGTAGAGGATGACCGGGAGGCTCGGGGGAAAGTGGATCCCTACGCTCCCTGAGATGGTGAGCAGTCCGAGGGAGAAGCGCTCGGGGTACCGCTCCCGCAAAAACATCGGCAGAAGAAGCCCGCCGAGGGCGACGATGGTGATCCCGGTCGCCCCTGTCAGCGCCGTAAAGAGTGCGCAGGTGACGAGCGCCACGATCCCCAGACCGCCGGGAAGCCACCCGAGAAGACTCTGCGAAAGACGGACAAAACGGGCGGATGTCCCTCCCTGTGCGAGCAGGTAACCCGTAAAGGTGAACAGGGGGATGGCGAGCAGGACCGGAGCGTTTGCAAGGCGGTCGATCTCGACTGCGATCACGGTGAGAGGGACTTGTCCCGCGTGGAACCCGAGCATCGCCGCCGCGAGGATCCCGGCAAAAAGAGGCAGCCCCATCAAGAGAAGGCCGACGAGGAGGAGGATCAAGACGGTCAAGGCGGCGGTCCCCCTGCTTTTCCGAGTATCCTTTCAACCGCCCGGAGGAGAGAGCGCAGACCGATCAGTGCGAACCCGGCCGGCAGGACAATCCGGGTCGTCCAGGAAGGGATCCCTCCCAGGAAAGGCCTTCCGATCTGCATGTCAAGACGGATGTAATCGAGGCTCACCATACTCATGATGCCGCACACGATGGCCGCCGCCACCCCGAGCAGCACTTCGCGGACACCCATGAGTCTTCCGGGAAGGAGGACCGAGGCTAGGTCGATGCGGATATGCGAGTCCATGCGGGTGGCGGCAGAGGCCCCGATAAACGTCACCCACAACACCAGAAGACGCACAGTGGGCTCGGACCACTCGAGATGCCCCATCATGCGGCTGGCCCACTCGCTGCCTGCATGGGTGTACAGTCCGCGCAGCACCACCGTGGAGAAGGTGAAGAGCACCATTGCGCCCAAGGAGACGACCAGGATGAGGTTTTCGACCACGGTCAGG harbors:
- a CDS encoding putative C4-dicarboxylate transporter, large subunit (Evidence 3 : Putative function from multiple computational evidences), translated to MTVLILLLVGLLLMGLPLFAGILAAAMLGFHAGQVPLTVIAVEIDRLANAPVLLAIPLFTFTGYLLAQGGTSARFVRLSQSLLGWLPGGLGIVALVTCALFTALTGATGITIVALGGLLLPMFLRERYPERFSLGLLTISGSVGIHFPPSLPVILYGFVAGVQIEKLFLAGLLPGLLLLAVPCAYALWTGRRSGGIPRAFSFAECLAALRGAAWELPLPFLILFGIYSGLSTATEAAALTVVYVLAVKVLVFRELDPRKELPRIMVESMQMVGAIMIVLAAALAFTSYMVDAFIPARVLEFLQGTIQTRLGFLIVLNLFLIAVGCLMDIFSAILVIVPLVAPLAARFGIDPFHLGVVFLANLAIGYNTPPVGLNLFIASARFKRPVIEVYRAALPWLILLLLVLLVITYWPALSLFLLGKSA
- a CDS encoding putative Tripartite ATP-independent periplasmic transporter, DctQ component (Evidence 3 : Putative function from multiple computational evidences), which translates into the protein MLGRISGALTVVENLILVVSLGAMVLFTFSTVVLRGLYTHAGSEWASRMMGHLEWSEPTVRLLVLWVTFIGASAATRMDSHIRIDLASVLLPGRLMGVREVLLGVAAAIVCGIMSMVSLDYIRLDMQIGRPFLGGIPSWTTRIVLPAGFALIGLRSLLRAVERILGKAGGPPP